The following proteins are co-located in the Pontiella desulfatans genome:
- a CDS encoding SDR family oxidoreductase, translating to MERIAIVTGATSGIGEATARKFVADGMQVVGCGRTAEKLVALEQELGDGFYGVAGDASDGEVLDRLFETAVERFGHEADIVVANAGRGLGGSVKDADLEQFRELIDINVTGTALLIQMAAKRMVEMQKTGFPDTAADIVIIGSVVGRHISPFSAVYGASKFAVHALAEGLRRDIGPQGVRVSLVQPGIVISGFQAGANYSDVLVDSFHEKFGPLPSCDDMADAIYHVVALPPHVNISDLVIRPTRQDYP from the coding sequence ATGGAACGTATTGCGATAGTAACCGGAGCCACATCCGGTATTGGGGAAGCCACGGCGCGCAAGTTCGTGGCCGACGGCATGCAGGTCGTCGGGTGCGGGCGTACCGCAGAAAAGCTGGTTGCGCTGGAGCAGGAACTCGGAGATGGGTTCTACGGCGTGGCCGGAGATGCCTCGGACGGCGAGGTGCTGGATCGGCTGTTCGAAACCGCCGTGGAACGGTTCGGCCACGAGGCCGATATCGTGGTGGCCAATGCCGGCCGTGGATTGGGCGGTTCGGTCAAGGACGCCGACCTTGAACAATTCCGCGAGTTGATCGACATTAATGTGACCGGAACGGCGTTGCTGATTCAGATGGCGGCAAAGCGGATGGTGGAAATGCAGAAAACAGGATTTCCTGACACCGCCGCCGACATTGTGATTATCGGCTCGGTCGTCGGTCGGCACATCTCACCGTTCAGTGCGGTATACGGCGCATCGAAGTTTGCCGTCCATGCGCTGGCGGAAGGCCTTCGCCGCGATATCGGACCGCAGGGCGTGCGCGTCTCGCTGGTGCAGCCGGGCATTGTCATCAGCGGCTTCCAGGCGGGCGCCAACTACAGCGACGTTCTGGTCGATAGCTTCCACGAAAAATTTGGCCCGTTGCCCAGCTGCGACGACATGGCCGATGCGATTTATCATGTGGTCGCGCTGCCGCCGCACGTCAACATCAGCGACCTCGTCATCCGCCCCACCCGCCAGGATTATCCGTAG
- a CDS encoding anaerobic ribonucleoside-triphosphate reductase activating protein, whose product MSASSSIYAHLEKPSMVDYPKHFAAVFFTSGCNFTCGFCHNAALMGKKQAGLSWERLESACAKFKKDWVNGVVITGGEPTMAPDLAELIRFFKNKFGFAVKLDTNGSNPERLAECLPLVDYVAMDVKTGFSGYPDLVGHSNTSVIQQSIDLIKAQANDYEFRTTVIDSHHTDELMDEVASIIDGAKRFALQAFIPRDELPGKQFRALPRTTAARLHELKNRMAGRAEEILLRGA is encoded by the coding sequence ATGAGCGCCAGCTCATCCATATACGCTCACCTCGAAAAACCCTCGATGGTGGACTACCCGAAGCATTTTGCGGCCGTGTTCTTCACCAGCGGCTGCAACTTCACGTGCGGCTTCTGCCACAACGCCGCCCTGATGGGCAAGAAACAGGCCGGGTTATCGTGGGAACGCCTGGAGTCCGCCTGCGCCAAGTTCAAGAAGGACTGGGTTAACGGAGTCGTCATCACCGGAGGCGAACCCACCATGGCCCCCGACCTCGCCGAACTCATCCGTTTCTTCAAAAACAAATTTGGATTCGCCGTCAAGCTCGACACCAACGGCTCCAACCCGGAACGCCTCGCCGAATGCCTGCCGCTCGTCGATTATGTCGCCATGGACGTCAAGACCGGCTTTTCAGGCTACCCCGACCTCGTCGGCCATTCCAACACCTCCGTCATCCAACAGTCCATTGACCTCATCAAAGCCCAAGCCAACGACTACGAGTTCCGCACCACCGTCATCGACTCCCACCACACCGACGAACTGATGGACGAAGTAGCCAGCATCATCGACGGAGCCAAGCGCTTCGCCCTCCAGGCCTTCATCCCGCGCGACGAGCTGCCCGGCAAGCAATTCCGCGCCCTCCCCCGCACCACCGCCGCCCGCCTCCACGAATTGAAGAACCGCATGGCCGGCCGCGCCGAAGAGATTTTGTTGAGAGGGGCCTAA
- a CDS encoding anaerobic ribonucleoside-triphosphate reductase, whose product MSGERPNAAFDGFQKRSGLVVPFSWQKIELAIDRAVEDVARKHQLAKNEGLASKITDQVLQQLNNPMSEFYVHTEDNGKRIPKIEDVQDLVEIALAEQGETLVVATYKRYRKQREIARRNIRVRGDADSDVDVTDASLLLVESSSSNVNLPWDRKRIVKQILDKTDLSVELAINVAKSVENRIIGGDMTIIGTTLIRELVNNELIERGHSQQLRDLSLYRVSKDYLENLMFTKSTENSNIVNNNPEAVNLGIAELVLKQWALDTIFSPEVKRAHDTGAVHVHDLGYPTRVYCSSHSIEYVKKYGLNGLINLNTSSSPARSASVLTGHLNTFLASMQANYAGALGIAYINILYAPFLVGMDAKELKQVAQELIFNGSQNAFSRGGQTLFLDFNIHSGVPSYLKTVPAIGPGGHYQMRLKDGSIVELVEELRNETDANGNKLMDLCYTDPELGQRLVLRELADDKEGIIYDPDVSAMLSENGEAIVTYGDYTEEAQNFCSALLKVFGEGDAHGRIFEFPKCDFHVSDETYEDPAQFKIFQEACELASKNGSTYFIFDRDEVTLSACCRLRTTIDDNRMLKHPESMRFCGFQNVTINIPQASYRAARKGGDIVKNFYEEIDRTMELAVDAHLQKKAKAAEMLSGPGHPLWQIGKVANDGKPYVDLENCTYILGLIGVNDAVKFLIGQELHDSKEAQRFGLRIVAHMYRKAKKMAAKYNLKITLEESPAESAARRLAKSDMIYFPDESREVVKGPADAEYYTNSIHLAAEADVSLVDRIIEQSKYHSMIESGAITHCFIGEERPDADSIAHLMTEVFYRTQSAQVCVSPEFTFCDNCQHQTRGLLEACPECGSTDVVGETRVVGYFSKVQNWNKSKRYGELLARHAGRYNIVEANETDQQLVTAK is encoded by the coding sequence ATGTCGGGAGAAAGACCCAACGCTGCATTCGATGGCTTCCAGAAGCGTTCTGGACTCGTTGTACCATTCAGCTGGCAGAAAATTGAGCTGGCTATCGACCGCGCGGTCGAAGATGTCGCACGCAAACACCAACTTGCGAAGAACGAAGGCCTGGCCTCGAAAATCACCGACCAAGTGCTGCAGCAGCTCAACAACCCGATGAGCGAGTTCTATGTCCACACCGAGGACAACGGCAAACGCATCCCCAAAATCGAAGACGTCCAGGACCTGGTCGAAATCGCCCTCGCCGAACAGGGCGAAACCCTCGTGGTGGCCACCTACAAGCGCTACCGCAAGCAACGCGAAATCGCCCGCCGCAACATCCGCGTCCGCGGCGACGCCGATTCCGACGTGGACGTCACCGACGCCTCCCTGCTCCTCGTCGAATCCTCCTCCAGCAACGTCAACCTCCCGTGGGACCGCAAGCGCATCGTCAAGCAGATCCTCGACAAGACCGACCTTTCCGTCGAGCTGGCCATCAATGTGGCCAAGTCCGTTGAAAACCGAATTATCGGCGGCGACATGACCATCATCGGAACCACCCTCATCCGCGAACTGGTCAACAACGAGCTGATCGAACGCGGCCACTCGCAGCAGCTGCGCGACCTCTCCCTCTACCGCGTTTCCAAGGATTACCTTGAAAACCTGATGTTCACCAAATCGACCGAAAACTCGAACATCGTGAACAACAACCCCGAGGCCGTGAACCTCGGCATCGCCGAGCTCGTGCTCAAGCAATGGGCGCTCGACACCATCTTCAGCCCCGAAGTCAAACGTGCGCACGACACCGGCGCCGTGCACGTGCACGACCTCGGCTACCCCACCCGCGTCTACTGCTCGTCGCACTCGATCGAATATGTCAAGAAATACGGTCTCAACGGGCTGATCAACCTCAACACCTCGTCGAGTCCGGCCCGTTCCGCCTCCGTGCTGACCGGCCACCTCAACACCTTCCTGGCCTCGATGCAGGCCAACTATGCCGGCGCGCTCGGCATTGCCTACATCAACATCCTCTACGCCCCGTTCCTTGTTGGAATGGATGCCAAGGAACTCAAGCAGGTTGCGCAGGAGCTCATCTTCAACGGCTCGCAAAACGCCTTCTCGCGCGGCGGCCAAACCCTGTTCCTCGACTTCAACATCCACTCGGGGGTTCCGTCCTACCTCAAAACCGTTCCGGCCATCGGCCCCGGCGGCCACTACCAAATGCGCCTGAAAGACGGCTCCATCGTGGAACTGGTCGAGGAATTGCGCAACGAAACCGATGCCAACGGCAACAAGCTGATGGATCTGTGCTACACCGATCCGGAGCTCGGCCAACGCCTCGTCCTGCGCGAACTCGCCGACGACAAGGAAGGCATCATCTACGATCCCGACGTTAGCGCCATGCTCTCGGAAAACGGGGAAGCCATCGTGACCTACGGCGACTACACCGAGGAAGCCCAAAACTTCTGCAGCGCCCTGCTCAAGGTCTTCGGCGAGGGCGATGCCCACGGCCGCATCTTCGAATTCCCGAAGTGCGATTTCCACGTCTCCGACGAAACCTACGAAGATCCCGCCCAGTTCAAGATCTTCCAGGAAGCCTGCGAGCTCGCATCGAAGAACGGTTCCACCTACTTCATCTTCGACCGCGACGAAGTCACCCTCTCCGCCTGCTGCCGCCTGCGCACCACCATCGACGACAACCGCATGCTGAAACACCCCGAAAGCATGCGCTTCTGCGGATTCCAGAACGTGACGATCAACATTCCGCAGGCCTCCTACCGCGCCGCGCGCAAGGGAGGCGACATCGTGAAGAACTTCTACGAAGAGATCGACCGCACCATGGAGCTCGCGGTCGATGCCCACCTGCAGAAGAAAGCCAAGGCCGCCGAGATGCTCAGCGGCCCCGGGCACCCGCTCTGGCAGATCGGCAAGGTGGCCAACGACGGCAAGCCGTATGTCGACCTTGAAAACTGCACCTACATCCTCGGCCTGATCGGCGTGAACGATGCCGTCAAGTTCCTCATCGGCCAGGAGCTGCACGACAGCAAGGAAGCCCAGCGCTTCGGCCTCCGGATCGTGGCGCACATGTACCGGAAAGCCAAGAAGATGGCCGCCAAGTACAACCTCAAGATCACCCTCGAGGAATCCCCCGCCGAATCCGCCGCCCGCCGCCTCGCCAAGTCCGACATGATCTACTTCCCGGACGAATCCCGCGAAGTCGTCAAGGGCCCGGCCGACGCCGAATACTACACCAACTCGATCCACCTCGCCGCCGAAGCCGATGTTTCGCTGGTCGACCGCATCATCGAGCAATCCAAGTACCATTCGATGATTGAATCCGGCGCCATCACCCACTGCTTCATTGGCGAAGAGCGTCCGGATGCCGATTCCATCGCGCACCTCATGACCGAGGTGTTCTACCGCACCCAGTCCGCGCAGGTTTGCGTCTCGCCGGAGTTCACCTTCTGCGACAACTGCCAGCACCAGACGCGCGGCCTGCTGGAAGCCTGCCCCGAATGCGGATCAACCGACGTCGTCGGCGAAACCCGCGTGGTCGGCTATTTCAGCAAGGTGCAGAACTGGAACAAGTCCAAACGCTACGGCGAGCTGCTCGCCCGCCACGCCGGCCGCTACAACATTGTTGAGGCCAACGAAACAGATCAGCAACTCGTAACCGCCAAATAA